The Bacillaceae bacterium IKA-2 DNA window GCCAATAATTGTTCAAACTCTCGAATTTTCCCTTTGTTTTTTGTAGCTATCAAAATTTCTTTCAAGAACTCTTCCCCCTAAGTTTCTTTACTAGGAATTACCCTGATTTTATCCGCTGCCGCCCCCAAAACTTCTCTTTGTGCTACAAAAAGTTCGTTAACTCCTTTTTCTGCAAGATCTAATAATTTGTTAAGTTGGGCTCTTGAAAAAGTAGCTTCTTCACCAGTACCTTGTAGTTCGACGAACTCACCGTTTCCAGTCATAATTACATTCATATCTACATCAGCCTTAGAATCTTCAATATAATTTAAATCTAGGATTTCACCATGCTTAGAATCGACACCAACAGAAACGGCAGCTAAAAAATCTTTAATTGGATACTTGACGATTTTCCCTGCTGCAATATAGTTTTCAACAGCTAATACTAATGCTACAAAAGCACCTGTAATTGAGGCTGTTCTCGTTCCTCCATCAGCTTGAATAACGTCACAGTCAATCCAAATTGTTCGTTCACCAATTTTATTTAGATCAACAACAGACCTAAGTGCTCTACC harbors:
- the rph gene encoding ribonuclease PH encodes the protein MRVDERQLDELRKVHIETNYIKHPEGSVLITVGDTKVICTASIEDRVPPFLRNKGKGWITAEYSMLPRATEQRNIRESSKGKVTGRTMEIQRLIGRALRSVVDLNKIGERTIWIDCDVIQADGGTRTASITGAFVALVLAVENYIAAGKIVKYPIKDFLAAVSVGVDSKHGEILDLNYIEDSKADVDMNVIMTGNGEFVELQGTGEEATFSRAQLNKLLDLAEKGVNELFVAQREVLGAAADKIRVIPSKET